AACAGATATCGAAAGTATGTTTTGACTCGACATGCGTGGTGGTGGAAGTTGCTCAGACTCCAGAACAGCTATCTCAGGGGTTGCAGTATCGTGAGCATTTAGATAAAGATAAGGGAATGATTTTTATTTTTCCTGAACCGTCTAAAGCAAATTTTTGGATGAAGAATACATTGATTCCTTTGGATATGATTTGGTTTAATAGTGCTGGCGAAGTTGTTTATATCAAAAAGAATGCGCCGCCATGTTTATCTGGGTTGTGCCCGACTTATGGGTCTGATGAATTGACAAAATATGTTTTGGAAGTTAATGCTGGATTTACTGATGCCTATAATATTGGCGTAGGCGATGGCGCTCAAATAAAAATAGAGACAAAATAAAACTTAAGCAAAAATACGTTTTTTAGTCTTTTGTGTTATAATTTAAAAAATGACAAATCTTATAAATATTATCCAATCACCGTATTATTATTTTAATATTTCTTCGTTGATTCCATTTGTT
The window above is part of the Candidatus Omnitrophota bacterium genome. Proteins encoded here:
- a CDS encoding DUF192 domain-containing protein: MMKHMFIVGLFLISSLTAGCKQQISKVCFDSTCVVVEVAQTPEQLSQGLQYREHLDKDKGMIFIFPEPSKANFWMKNTLIPLDMIWFNSAGEVVYIKKNAPPCLSGLCPTYGSDELTKYVLEVNAGFTDAYNIGVGDGAQIKIETK